The following are encoded in a window of Paenibacillaceae bacterium GAS479 genomic DNA:
- a CDS encoding Bacteriophage holin of superfamily 6 (Holin_LLH), with protein sequence MASLLKPVREHEQTSRFRLYNLDEQRRSVMQRPTEWPYWAEVAQDVLAVVLAVMAIMFLPVLSTRATKYMNAKGREHQRIMLHRIAEEAAALAEAAYPGGGGPQKLALAMRYAQEQAEKSGIQAGTDAIRASIEKAVMDYNAMVKPWAGIPASAVLRPPYGEGVSQ encoded by the coding sequence ATGGCTTCTCTGCTGAAGCCGGTGAGAGAACATGAACAAACAAGCCGATTCCGGCTCTACAACCTTGACGAGCAAAGGAGATCTGTGATGCAAAGACCTACAGAATGGCCATACTGGGCTGAAGTCGCGCAAGATGTGCTAGCGGTAGTATTGGCCGTGATGGCTATTATGTTTTTACCGGTATTAAGCACGCGCGCCACAAAATATATGAACGCCAAGGGCAGGGAGCATCAGCGAATTATGCTGCATCGCATCGCGGAGGAGGCAGCCGCTCTGGCGGAAGCTGCTTACCCAGGTGGAGGCGGACCGCAGAAGCTAGCTCTAGCGATGAGATATGCTCAGGAACAAGCCGAGAAATCGGGTATTCAGGCGGGCACAGATGCCATTCGAGCTTCGATTGAAAAAGCGGTCATGGACTATAATGCAATGGTCAAGCCATGGGCGGGCATCCCGGCTTCAGCTGTATTGCGTCCTCCATATGGAGAAGGCGTCAGCCAATAA
- a CDS encoding regulatory helix-turn-helix protein, AraC family produces the protein MGGVERNVEHKEALILQALDEIWFKLRDAAPFAAVVDHSQVRPDWESDCRLIAVTGGQGKLMAGDKQIQLKSGMVYMSAPGEKLRVCADSAYRLEMYLFRFQALVPDAHAGAALQLPRRMADFPLLGEPTPYPASALISLCKTICGCRNSLDALERFRGQAVFEDLLHRLFKESMSGTDQELDAALETVRTYIEQHYEKELTVKKLAEMSRISPRHLMRLFKENYGMTIGEYTKELKRAGKRPTNILARSSLVERYRMPEAASHRFG, from the coding sequence ATGGGCGGAGTGGAGAGAAACGTTGAACATAAGGAAGCGCTGATTCTTCAGGCTTTGGACGAGATATGGTTCAAGCTTCGGGACGCCGCGCCATTTGCGGCGGTGGTTGACCATAGCCAGGTCCGACCGGATTGGGAAAGTGACTGCAGGCTGATTGCGGTAACCGGAGGACAGGGCAAGCTGATGGCAGGCGATAAGCAGATTCAGCTGAAAAGCGGCATGGTATACATGAGCGCGCCGGGCGAGAAGCTGCGTGTATGCGCGGATTCTGCCTACCGGCTGGAAATGTATTTATTCCGTTTCCAGGCGCTTGTCCCGGATGCGCATGCGGGTGCAGCTTTGCAGCTGCCACGGCGAATGGCAGATTTTCCACTTTTGGGCGAGCCTACGCCTTATCCTGCTTCGGCGCTCATTTCCCTATGCAAAACGATCTGTGGCTGCCGAAACAGCCTGGACGCGCTAGAGCGTTTCCGGGGGCAAGCCGTCTTTGAGGATCTGTTGCATCGATTGTTCAAAGAATCTATGAGCGGCACCGATCAAGAGCTGGATGCAGCTCTGGAGACGGTGAGAACTTATATCGAGCAGCACTATGAGAAGGAACTGACCGTCAAAAAGCTGGCGGAGATGTCGAGAATTAGCCCGCGGCATCTTATGCGACTGTTCAAAGAAAACTACGGGATGACGATCGGCGAGTATACGAAGGAGCTCAAGCGTGCGGGAAAGCGTCCGACGAATATTTTGGCTCGCAGCTCCCTCGTTGAAAGGTACCGGATGCCGGAGGCTGCCTCGCATCGATTCGGCTAA
- a CDS encoding molybdate transport system substrate-binding protein: protein MAVKQTRRNKPSYSVYVAALLVMLLLLIAGCGATEPSSNNTAAGNPAASPAVSAPVGDTTIDGGIANTTAPTAPPDEPNELVELTVSAAASLTEALGEIETKFEIAHPNIEIKYNFGASGTLQKQIEQGAPADLFFSASSKNMDALIAKNLVNKDQSVNLLANTLVLVAGKDHSGTLDKLDALKGDSYSYIAVGIPESVPAGQYAKQALEAAGLWTELGKKLVQAKDVKSVLQMVETGNAEAGFVYKTDAQSSDKSKIIMEIDPASYSSILYPAAVLSSTSHPVQATAFYDYLRSSEALDVFLSFGFTAAP from the coding sequence ATGGCTGTAAAACAAACAAGGAGAAATAAACCGAGCTACTCGGTGTATGTCGCTGCTCTGCTCGTGATGCTGCTACTGCTGATCGCAGGTTGCGGAGCAACAGAACCCAGCAGCAACAATACAGCTGCGGGGAACCCAGCAGCCTCGCCAGCCGTTTCCGCGCCTGTGGGCGACACGACTATAGATGGCGGCATTGCGAATACCACTGCTCCAACCGCCCCACCTGATGAGCCCAACGAGCTGGTAGAACTGACGGTATCCGCGGCGGCCAGCCTGACTGAAGCACTGGGTGAAATTGAGACAAAGTTCGAAATCGCTCATCCAAACATTGAGATAAAATACAACTTCGGAGCATCCGGTACGCTGCAAAAGCAGATCGAGCAAGGAGCGCCGGCCGACCTCTTTTTCTCCGCATCGAGCAAAAACATGGACGCCCTGATTGCCAAAAACCTTGTTAACAAGGATCAGTCTGTGAACCTGCTAGCCAATACGCTCGTCTTGGTCGCTGGTAAGGACCACTCTGGGACGCTCGACAAGCTCGACGCGCTCAAGGGGGACAGCTACTCCTATATTGCTGTCGGCATCCCTGAAAGCGTACCTGCAGGACAGTACGCCAAACAAGCGTTAGAAGCCGCTGGACTGTGGACGGAGCTGGGGAAAAAGCTTGTTCAGGCGAAGGACGTTAAATCGGTGCTGCAAATGGTGGAAACCGGCAATGCCGAAGCTGGTTTTGTGTACAAAACCGACGCACAGAGCTCGGACAAGTCCAAAATCATTATGGAGATCGATCCTGCTTCCTATTCTTCAATTCTGTACCCGGCTGCAGTTTTGAGCAGCACGAGCCACCCCGTCCAAGCGACTGCTTTTTATGACTACCTGCGTTCCTCTGAAGCTCTCGATGTGTTTCTGAGCTTCGGCTTCACCGCTGCGCCATGA
- a CDS encoding transcriptional regulator has protein sequence MSAKEKQAEGANATRTRRLIVDLLKQHGPLDAGALAGMLGVSGMAVRQHLYGLQKEGMLDFREEPRAMGRPAKLWSLTTEANRLFPAGYAELTIGLIDSVRETFGEEGLEKLLAVRNNKQIAHYSLPEKRDVSGSGQLLEEKLKRLAEHRTAEGYMADYEQQADGSYLFTEKHCPICDVAKACASLCHFETGMIQGVLGDNVQVVRTEHMLNGGRRCVYQISQ, from the coding sequence ATGTCGGCGAAAGAGAAGCAGGCGGAGGGCGCGAATGCAACGCGGACCCGCAGATTGATCGTAGACCTCCTCAAACAGCATGGGCCGCTGGATGCAGGTGCTCTGGCGGGCATGTTAGGCGTCTCCGGGATGGCAGTGCGGCAGCATTTGTACGGATTGCAAAAGGAAGGCATGCTCGACTTTCGCGAGGAGCCCCGGGCAATGGGGCGTCCCGCCAAGCTGTGGAGCCTCACGACGGAGGCGAATCGACTGTTCCCCGCTGGTTATGCGGAGCTGACGATCGGCTTGATCGACTCGGTACGCGAAACTTTTGGCGAAGAAGGACTGGAAAAACTGCTCGCTGTGCGCAACAATAAGCAGATCGCCCATTATTCTTTACCCGAGAAGCGGGATGTATCTGGATCGGGTCAGTTGCTGGAAGAGAAGCTGAAGCGGCTCGCCGAGCATCGGACGGCGGAGGGCTATATGGCCGACTATGAGCAGCAAGCGGACGGTTCTTATCTATTTACGGAGAAGCACTGCCCGATCTGTGATGTAGCCAAAGCCTGTGCCAGCCTGTGCCACTTCGAAACCGGCATGATACAGGGCGTGCTCGGTGACAACGTGCAGGTGGTGCGGACGGAACATATGCTAAACGGCGGCCGCCGCTGTGTTTACCAAATATCCCAATGA
- a CDS encoding Predicted arabinose efflux permease, MFS family: protein MKLREWDANLKLRLGGEFVTNVIFWTFFPFLSIYFASAFGKGTAGLLLVLSQLIAVFVNLLGGYFTDRYGRKRVMVFAAASQSIGYGLLAAGSSELISMPLIAFAGFTLASCAISLYHPASQAMVADIVPEKDRSSVFAVFYTSINIAVVVGPLLGSILYVGNPFYMPAAGAIACGLLATLLSRRLRETMPSLAADMGARTTTGSETNASATASDSSPTTSPPSPTSWKKALATQLKGYRIIVSDRVFLLFIIAGVLLSQTFMQLDMLLPIYLKEMYPSSSLWIGMELQLTGPQAFAMLVAENGLLVALFTVAVTRWTTQLKDRWIFIGGALCYAASMALFSYPGSLWSLAAIMAVFTLGELMCAGPQQMFISRLAPERIRGQYFAAASLRFTIGRTLAPLSIPLCGWIGFPWTFGVLALLAAASAVLYKIMFDWHERGGPSTQPLYNTMS from the coding sequence GTGAAACTCCGTGAATGGGATGCCAACCTTAAGCTCCGCCTTGGCGGCGAATTCGTAACCAATGTGATCTTCTGGACGTTCTTCCCCTTCCTTTCCATTTACTTTGCCAGCGCTTTTGGCAAAGGGACCGCCGGTCTGCTGCTCGTACTCTCGCAGCTTATCGCCGTTTTCGTCAACCTGCTGGGCGGATATTTTACCGATCGATACGGTCGCAAACGCGTCATGGTGTTCGCCGCTGCCAGCCAGTCCATCGGCTACGGCCTTCTAGCCGCAGGCAGCTCCGAGCTGATTTCTATGCCACTGATCGCTTTCGCTGGATTTACACTGGCCAGCTGCGCCATCAGCCTATACCACCCGGCAAGCCAAGCGATGGTCGCTGACATCGTACCGGAGAAGGATCGCTCCTCTGTGTTCGCGGTATTCTATACCTCGATCAATATCGCCGTTGTTGTCGGGCCGCTGCTCGGCTCGATCCTTTACGTCGGCAATCCGTTCTACATGCCGGCGGCCGGAGCAATCGCCTGCGGACTGCTGGCGACGCTGCTCTCACGTCGGCTTCGTGAGACAATGCCATCTTTAGCCGCTGATATGGGGGCACGCACAACGACTGGCTCGGAGACCAATGCCAGCGCCACTGCTTCCGATTCCAGTCCGACCACTTCACCGCCTAGTCCCACTTCGTGGAAAAAGGCGCTTGCCACACAATTGAAAGGCTACCGCATCATCGTCTCAGACCGAGTCTTTCTGCTTTTCATCATCGCAGGAGTACTGCTCTCTCAAACGTTCATGCAGCTCGACATGCTGCTGCCAATTTATTTGAAGGAAATGTACCCCTCCTCGTCGCTCTGGATTGGCATGGAGCTGCAGCTGACAGGCCCACAAGCTTTCGCCATGCTCGTAGCGGAGAACGGACTGCTCGTAGCGCTGTTCACAGTTGCTGTAACGCGCTGGACCACGCAACTGAAAGATCGCTGGATCTTCATCGGCGGAGCGCTTTGTTATGCGGCTTCCATGGCTCTTTTCAGCTACCCGGGCAGCTTGTGGAGCCTGGCCGCGATCATGGCCGTGTTTACTCTGGGCGAGCTGATGTGCGCCGGTCCCCAGCAAATGTTCATTAGCAGACTCGCACCGGAGCGAATCCGCGGTCAGTATTTTGCCGCGGCTAGCTTGCGCTTCACGATCGGCCGTACGCTTGCACCATTATCGATTCCACTGTGCGGATGGATTGGTTTCCCGTGGACATTCGGCGTACTGGCGCTGCTGGCTGCCGCTTCAGCCGTTTTATACAAAATCATGTTCGACTGGCATGAGCGCGGCGGTCCCTCCACACAACCGCTGTATAACACAATGTCATAA
- a CDS encoding molybdate transport system permease protein: protein MIGAAVDWTAFWPPVLLSLKVATLASIISLLLGTAAARWMSRARFRGKLLLETAFLLPLVLPPTVVGFVLLVVLGRRSSVGKLIEAMFSAPLVFSWWAAVVAAVVVSFPLVYQTMKTGFAGIDPDLEQAARSAGAGELQVLRYVALPLALRSLLAALVLGFARSLGEFGATLMIAGNIPGVTQTVPTAIYVAVDSGQTTMAWAWTAAIILFSFLLLLLTGSNSLTSRRSRP from the coding sequence ATGATTGGCGCAGCGGTGGACTGGACGGCATTCTGGCCTCCAGTCCTGCTTTCTTTGAAAGTAGCCACGTTAGCCTCGATTATCTCCCTGCTGCTTGGCACAGCAGCAGCGCGTTGGATGTCTCGTGCTCGCTTCCGAGGCAAACTGCTTCTGGAAACGGCTTTTTTACTGCCGCTTGTGCTGCCGCCCACCGTTGTTGGCTTCGTACTGCTCGTCGTGCTGGGCCGCCGCAGCTCAGTTGGAAAACTGATCGAAGCGATGTTCTCCGCTCCGCTGGTCTTCTCATGGTGGGCGGCCGTAGTAGCGGCGGTGGTCGTCTCTTTCCCGCTCGTCTACCAGACAATGAAAACCGGCTTCGCCGGCATCGACCCTGACTTGGAGCAGGCGGCCCGTTCCGCAGGCGCGGGAGAGCTGCAAGTGCTCCGCTACGTAGCACTGCCGCTAGCGCTGCGCTCGTTGCTCGCTGCGCTAGTGCTCGGCTTCGCCCGCAGCCTCGGCGAATTCGGCGCAACGCTCATGATTGCCGGTAACATTCCCGGCGTCACCCAGACAGTGCCAACGGCAATCTACGTTGCCGTGGATAGCGGACAGACCACCATGGCCTGGGCCTGGACTGCAGCGATCATTTTGTTTTCTTTTCTGCTGTTGCTGCTCACCGGCAGCAACAGCCTGACTTCCCGCCGCAGCAGACCTTGA
- a CDS encoding Major Facilitator Superfamily protein: protein MAYPRMFRVMWAGQSISNLGDTLYLLAIVTMVYQLTGSAMFASLVPLARVVGQLICGVAAPLVMDRFQLTLLIKLSQLLQVVLFAFLIVVCRDMVESDIPTVLVLIAMLSFTDGITTPVRNALIPQYVGRGELLRANGLMSTTDQIVMMSGWAAGGVIVAWLGASTVMLGTLGIYAVALLLTLQLREPATPKAAIAAAEQAEDDIQRDDEISLLPGGEQHIRKEKGSAWESVKEGWQNIWRNPVLRLLIIIDAIEGTVGAAWIGAMLLVYATEQLGSGTEWYGFINGGYFAGCIVGGLLVVTFTRRLSRFPALSILVGAGIMGLLTLAFAWITAPALALLIVILMGPPQQLREVTRRTVFQKACPPEQLPKVMSAENTLVYSLFGLSVVLLSWMADRWGVEIVYTMTGVFYLITALLVGINRKKIQAAAVDGQNVKPVSQ, encoded by the coding sequence ATGGCTTATCCACGCATGTTCCGTGTCATGTGGGCAGGGCAAAGCATTTCCAATTTAGGGGATACGCTGTACCTGCTGGCAATTGTTACGATGGTCTACCAGCTGACAGGTTCGGCGATGTTTGCATCCTTAGTGCCGCTGGCCCGAGTGGTTGGTCAGCTCATTTGCGGCGTCGCCGCGCCTCTAGTTATGGATCGGTTCCAGCTCACGCTGCTGATCAAGCTGTCTCAGTTGCTGCAAGTTGTCCTATTCGCCTTTCTCATTGTGGTCTGCCGAGACATGGTAGAGTCGGATATTCCGACTGTGCTCGTTCTGATTGCGATGTTGTCCTTCACGGACGGAATTACCACTCCGGTACGAAATGCGCTTATACCGCAATATGTCGGCAGAGGAGAGCTGTTGCGAGCAAACGGACTGATGTCTACGACAGATCAGATCGTCATGATGTCAGGCTGGGCTGCGGGCGGTGTTATCGTCGCTTGGCTCGGAGCATCAACCGTCATGCTAGGCACGTTAGGCATTTATGCCGTAGCGTTGTTACTCACGCTCCAGCTGCGGGAACCGGCAACGCCAAAGGCTGCTATCGCTGCTGCGGAGCAAGCTGAAGACGATATACAGAGGGACGATGAGATATCGTTATTGCCTGGAGGAGAGCAGCACATTCGCAAGGAAAAGGGCAGTGCTTGGGAGTCCGTTAAAGAAGGTTGGCAAAATATTTGGCGTAATCCGGTGCTCCGTCTGCTCATTATTATCGATGCGATTGAAGGCACGGTCGGCGCTGCTTGGATTGGCGCTATGCTGCTTGTTTATGCGACTGAACAGCTTGGTTCCGGAACGGAATGGTACGGCTTCATTAATGGCGGATATTTTGCAGGATGCATCGTCGGCGGGTTGCTGGTTGTGACGTTTACACGCCGTCTGTCGCGCTTCCCGGCGTTATCAATCTTAGTGGGAGCGGGCATTATGGGCCTGCTTACGCTGGCATTCGCCTGGATAACAGCTCCTGCTCTAGCTTTGTTGATCGTCATCCTAATGGGTCCTCCGCAACAGCTGCGAGAGGTGACCCGCCGGACGGTGTTCCAGAAGGCTTGCCCTCCTGAGCAACTGCCGAAAGTAATGAGTGCAGAGAATACATTGGTTTACTCTCTCTTTGGCCTGTCGGTTGTGCTGCTGTCATGGATGGCTGATCGCTGGGGAGTCGAGATCGTATACACGATGACCGGAGTGTTTTATCTGATTACGGCATTGTTGGTTGGCATCAACCGCAAGAAAATACAGGCTGCCGCCGTAGACGGTCAAAATGTGAAGCCAGTCAGCCAATGA
- a CDS encoding Ferric uptake regulator family protein, protein MAISPSRRNVVPSSASPAARYRSPSASRGLLAALGKLEHQGIHLNPQRYMLLEYLYTADEHPTVEELVSQLNASGRVRAVGATAVYSQLRVFERLGLVQEWNDVSSAPRYGPAVSQGSKAVG, encoded by the coding sequence ATGGCTATATCGCCATCACGCCGCAATGTTGTCCCGTCCTCTGCTTCGCCGGCTGCCCGTTACCGCTCTCCCTCCGCTTCGCGCGGGCTGCTCGCTGCCCTCGGTAAGCTGGAGCACCAAGGAATCCACTTGAATCCCCAGCGCTATATGCTTCTGGAATATTTATATACAGCTGATGAACATCCTACTGTTGAAGAGCTTGTCTCCCAGCTTAATGCGTCTGGCCGGGTTCGCGCGGTTGGTGCGACTGCCGTTTACAGCCAATTGAGAGTGTTTGAGCGTCTTGGACTTGTGCAAGAGTGGAATGACGTAAGCTCTGCTCCGCGTTATGGTCCTGCCGTTTCGCAAGGCTCCAAGGCCGTCGGTTGA